In Methylovirgula sp., a single genomic region encodes these proteins:
- a CDS encoding ABC transporter ATP-binding protein — translation MSGLEASHIAIGYGHKPVIHDLTLPPLARGSITALIGPNAAGKSTLLRGLAGLEPMQGTLHLDDADLAATSRRERAKRIAYMPQALPAAIALTVLEAVVGALRAAVANGDAAHTQDHLRRAYDVLDSIGIADLAMRSLTELSGGQRQLASLAQAIVRAPEVLLLDEPTSALDLRYQMRVMDCTKALARERNMIVVAVLHDISLAARYADQVAVLSAGRLVGFGAPSEAITSDMLAEIYGVRARVGTCELGTLQIIVDGADFTARV, via the coding sequence GTGAGCGGGCTCGAGGCGTCGCACATCGCGATCGGATATGGCCACAAGCCGGTCATCCACGATCTCACGCTGCCGCCACTGGCGCGCGGCTCGATCACCGCGTTGATCGGCCCGAATGCCGCCGGCAAATCGACGCTGCTGCGCGGCCTCGCCGGGCTTGAGCCGATGCAAGGCACGTTGCATCTCGACGACGCCGACCTCGCCGCCACCTCACGCCGCGAACGCGCCAAACGCATCGCCTATATGCCGCAGGCGCTGCCGGCGGCGATTGCGCTGACCGTGCTCGAAGCCGTTGTCGGCGCCTTACGCGCCGCTGTTGCGAATGGCGATGCAGCGCATACGCAGGATCATCTGCGCCGCGCTTACGATGTGCTCGACAGTATCGGCATTGCCGATCTGGCGATGCGTTCGCTGACCGAGCTTTCCGGCGGCCAGCGGCAATTGGCGAGCCTCGCGCAGGCAATCGTCCGCGCGCCGGAAGTCCTGCTGCTTGATGAGCCGACGAGCGCGCTCGACCTGCGCTATCAGATGCGCGTCATGGATTGCACCAAGGCGCTGGCACGCGAGCGCAATATGATTGTCGTCGCGGTGCTGCACGACATCAGCCTTGCGGCGCGTTATGCGGATCAGGTCGCGGTGTTGAGCGCCGGGCGCCTCGTCGGCTTCGGCGCGCCGTCAGAGGCGATCACGAGCGACATGCTCGCGGAGATTTATGGCGTGCGTGCTCGCGTCGGGACGTGCGAATTGGGAACGCTGCAGATCATCGTCGATGGCGCGGATTTTACGGCGCGCGTCTAA